GACTATAAAGTGAAGTTGCTTAATGCGGAAAATGCTGAGCAGGATATGATCAATAGTTTGAATAAGGAAATTAAAGCGTATATTGGTGATAAGCAATATCAAATTAAGCCTACAGCAGATTCATGGCAAGGCTATGTGAACAATATTAATAAAATCGTATCGGATTATAAAAGTTTAACAAAAAATTCAGCGGCTAAAATTATCGACTATGATCGTATTTTAATCTTGCAAAAAGACTTTAAAGCGGCAGAAAAAGTGATTAAAGATATAGATGGCTATAAAAAGCTTGCTAACACGGCTGGCGTGACAGAAAGTAAGCTGAAAACAAGCTACAGTAATACACTAAAAGCATACAATAAATTAACGACTTTACAGCAATCACTTGTTTATAATGCGCAGGAATTTTTAAATAGCTCTCCTAATATAACGGTAGGGAATAATGGCAATGAACCTACTGACAAGGCAGATGCGGAAGCACTGAAAGTTAAAATACAAGCTTTCGCCAATGTAACAAGTTATACATTTACGCAATTTGAAGCGGAAGTAGAAGAGGCAACAAAGCAATATAAAAAATTATCATCTCCAGCACGAAAATATGTAACAAACTATGATTTATTAACTACAGCGACAAAAGATCTTACTGGGGTAAGAGCATTCCATAAAAAAGTACAAGCAGCTCGAGAAGAACTAGATGTTGCAAAGCAAACGAAAAAAATTGAATCAGTCGAAGCGGCTTATGCGAAACTGCCTGCTAATCAACAGCATTTAGCGAAAGCGCAGTACGAGGATTTATTAAAAAATCGTTTAGTAGACACGACTGCACCTGATATTTCGAAATTAATACAAGATATTGCGGCAATTGAAACGGATGATTTATATAAAGTATCCATACAGGATATTCAAAACTTGGCGAACCAATATAATAAACTAAGTTCCAGCGATAAAAAACGCGTAACAAATGCGTCAATTTTAACAGCAGCTATTGCAGATGTTAAAAAGGTAGAGTCATTTATGAAGCAATACGATAAGTCGTTTGTAAGCAATCCAACAACGGTTATTAAAGCATTTGCGAAGCTAACATCTAAACAAATGAGTTTAGTCAGTGAAAATGTTCGCCAACAAATTATCGCCAAGGAGAAAGAACTTCAGCAAGCAAACGATATTGCATTAACGTTAATAGAGGACATTAATTCACTTGTCCAAAATGGCGATTATATTGCGAATTTAGAAGCGAAAGTGACGCAAATTCGCACTGCTTACGATAAACTAACTGCTTCTGAAAAAAGCGTCGTAAAAAATTATTCGAAGCTGACACAAGCAGAGAATGACTTGAAAAAAGTAGCAGAGGTTCATGCGCTATATGTATCTGATACAAATGGCAATGAAGCTGCTCGCAAAGCTTGGCAAACAGCCTATGGTAAACTCTCTAAAAAACTAGAAAATCTGTATAAGAATATGTACGCAGGCGATCTGTAAGCAGACTTCTGTGTAATCTGTAAAAATAGTATGTAAGGGGAAAGACAAACCTTACATACTATTTTTGTCTTAGTCTAACAGGGGATAATTTGGTATTATATTTAAGGTAAGGTTTGAGAAGTCATTCATTGTGTATACTAAGTCCGAAAAGCAGTAACTGTTTAGACATTTTCTTTTGTCATAATTTATGATAGACGCTACAATACATGGTTGACTTAGATGAATCAAATAGAGTCTTCGTAGTTCAAGCTATGAGGGCTCTGTTTTTAACTAGAAAAGGAGAGCACAGCAATGCGAATACATCATCATCAAGTTGAACATCACGATAGTCAATCGATAGGGCAGTGGGTTGAGCAGTTCCGTCCCTTTTCTAAGGAAGGGAAATGTGCCAGCTATATTCCAGCTTTAGCACAAAAAGATCCACAACAACTAGCCATCTCCATTATCGGACCGAATAGTGAACAAATCGTTGGAGGAGATGTAACGGAATTATTTACCCTCCAAAGTGTTTCAAAAGTTGTGACCTTTATTTTAGCTTGTATGGACCGAGGGTTGCCTTATGTTTTAGAAAGGGTAGATGTTGAGCCTACTGGGGATACGTTCAATTCCATTATTCGTCTTGAAAGTCATCAGCCCGGAAAACCTTTTAATCCGATGATTAATGCAGGAGCGATTACAGTGTCCTCGATGCTGGATGGCAGTTCGCCACAGGAGAAAGTGGCGAAAATCCTGTCGTTTTTAGAACAAATGGTTGGCAAACAGTTAAAGGTAAACGAAGAAGTGTTTCAATCTGAATGGCAAACAGCTAATCGCAATCGATCATTAGCCTACTATTTAATGGATTCGGGCTTTTTAGATTGTCCAGTTGAAGAAGCATTGGAAGTTTATTTGAAGCAATGTGCAATTGAAGTCAATGTTTCGGATTTAGCAATGATTGGCTTATTAATCGCGAATGATGGCTATCATCCACAACGAAAAATTCAGCTCTTTCCTAAACAAGTGGCTAAATTAGCGAAAGCCCTAATGGTGACATGTGGTATGTATAATGCATCAGGTAAGTTTGCTGCTTTTATCGGTTTGCCAGCTAAAAGTGGTGTCTCTGGTGCCATTGTTGCGGCTGTTCCCAATCACGCAAGCTTGGAATCACCTTTCCCAGCTGGTTGTGGCATCGGGATTTATGGGCCAGCTATTGATGATATCGGAAATAGTGTAGCAGGTGTAAAATTACTTAAGCATGTTGCAGATGAGTGGAATATGACGATTTTTTAATAAGGTGAAAAATACCGTAGATAAGCACAAAGGCTTATCTACGTTTTTTTATCCCTATTATCGCCTGACAACTTGATAGTATAAGGCAATAGCGATATCAGTTCTATAGCTACATATAGTAGTGTTGGTTAATTGGAGAACTGTAGGCGGTTTAATCATCTATTATAATGAAAGACAAGACGCAATGCATTGTGATTGCGTCTTAAAGTGGATTTGTCGCGAATTTATAAAATTGCTGTTATCTATTGTTGATATTTTTGCTTTTATAAAGAATGAAAAGAACG
This genomic interval from Lysinibacillus sphaericus contains the following:
- a CDS encoding glutaminase, producing the protein MRIHHHQVEHHDSQSIGQWVEQFRPFSKEGKCASYIPALAQKDPQQLAISIIGPNSEQIVGGDVTELFTLQSVSKVVTFILACMDRGLPYVLERVDVEPTGDTFNSIIRLESHQPGKPFNPMINAGAITVSSMLDGSSPQEKVAKILSFLEQMVGKQLKVNEEVFQSEWQTANRNRSLAYYLMDSGFLDCPVEEALEVYLKQCAIEVNVSDLAMIGLLIANDGYHPQRKIQLFPKQVAKLAKALMVTCGMYNASGKFAAFIGLPAKSGVSGAIVAAVPNHASLESPFPAGCGIGIYGPAIDDIGNSVAGVKLLKHVADEWNMTIF